In Drosophila yakuba strain Tai18E2 chromosome X, Prin_Dyak_Tai18E2_2.1, whole genome shotgun sequence, a single genomic region encodes these proteins:
- the LOC6524652 gene encoding peroxisomal multifunctional enzyme type 2, which translates to MSLQSDAVFQKIIDGLKDNEAKAKAVNGVFLYKITKDGKVAKEWTLDCKNAKAYEGPAQGIKVDTTLTVADEDMVDIALGKLNPQAAFMKGKLKIAGNIMLTQKLAPLLKTDAKL; encoded by the exons ATGTCTCTGCAGTCGGACGCCGTTTTCCAGAAGATCATCGATGGACTGAAGGATAATGAGGCCAAGGCCAAGGCGGTCAACGGTGTGTTCCTCTACAAAATCACCAAGGACGGCAAGGTGGCCAAGGAGTGGA CTCTGGACTGCAAGAACGCCAAGGCCTACGAGGGACCTGCCCAGGGCATCAAGGTGGACACCACCTTGACGGTCGCCGACGAGGACATGGTTGACATCGCCCTGGGCAAGCTGAACCCCCAGGCTGCCTTCATGAAGGGCAAGCTGAAGATTGCCGGCAACATTATGCTCACCCAGAAGCTGGCGCCGCTCCTGAAGACCGATGCCAAGTTGTAA